A genomic window from bacterium includes:
- the lnt gene encoding apolipoprotein N-acyltransferase, with protein MSYFLSALSGLLLILCFPPFDLGYLAWGALVPLFIAIDKKKSIHGFTLSFFCGLIFFSVSAFWVSVFHPLALPLGIIFLGLFFGVFGLIVCFKGGFSYSLLQPLFSASVWTGIEYLKSLGFLGFPWFSLGYTQYKFLWLIQISRYTGVWGVTFLIVLFNAGFSQSILKKRLEKSLVFTMVLTSILFLWGNSFVKKDVKNDSKDGLEIAVVQGNFDVYTYFPADVVLSRLVPLSMQAAKQSKAGLVVWTETVILEDMEKNGVLKQRLIQLVKDMNCFLLLGMPAYRKIGMEEKHFNSAVLMSPEGNISYYNKTHLVPFGELVPGNRKFGFINKFAESIESGKYDPSDELLLLDSGKWKSGAMICFEGIFGDLAGNLVRKGADFLVNITEDDWLKKHPSGMKQHAYMSVFRAVENGIYYVRAGNSGLSFILDPKGRIIESMPIKTEGFFVSRIYLKKDAKTFYTKYGDVFAWIILLLNVVLICNLYFNSFPSKNRNHN; from the coding sequence ATGTCATATTTCCTTTCAGCCTTAAGCGGCCTATTGTTAATATTGTGTTTTCCTCCATTTGACCTGGGTTATCTGGCATGGGGAGCGTTAGTCCCTCTTTTTATCGCTATTGACAAAAAAAAATCAATCCATGGATTTACGCTTTCTTTTTTTTGCGGGCTTATCTTTTTTTCAGTCAGTGCCTTTTGGGTCAGTGTCTTCCATCCTTTGGCTTTGCCGCTCGGTATTATTTTTTTGGGCCTGTTTTTCGGGGTTTTTGGATTAATTGTATGTTTTAAAGGCGGATTTTCTTATTCCCTGCTTCAACCGTTATTTTCAGCATCTGTGTGGACAGGTATTGAATATTTAAAATCGCTTGGATTTTTAGGATTCCCGTGGTTCAGCCTGGGCTATACCCAGTATAAGTTTCTATGGTTAATTCAAATCAGCCGGTATACGGGTGTCTGGGGCGTGACTTTTTTAATTGTTCTTTTCAACGCGGGGTTTTCCCAATCAATACTTAAAAAAAGATTAGAAAAGTCCCTTGTTTTCACTATGGTTTTAACCTCTATTTTATTTTTATGGGGAAATTCTTTTGTCAAAAAAGACGTGAAAAATGATTCTAAAGACGGATTGGAAATAGCTGTAGTCCAGGGGAATTTTGATGTTTATACTTATTTCCCGGCTGATGTTGTTCTTTCCCGTTTAGTTCCTCTCAGCATGCAGGCCGCAAAGCAAAGTAAAGCCGGCCTTGTTGTATGGACCGAGACAGTAATACTTGAGGATATGGAGAAGAACGGAGTTTTAAAACAAAGATTAATACAGCTTGTGAAAGATATGAATTGCTTCCTTCTTTTGGGTATGCCGGCTTATAGGAAAATTGGTATGGAAGAAAAACACTTTAACAGCGCGGTGTTAATGTCCCCGGAGGGGAATATTTCATATTATAATAAGACCCATTTGGTCCCGTTCGGGGAATTGGTCCCGGGCAACAGAAAATTCGGTTTTATAAATAAATTCGCGGAATCCATAGAATCCGGGAAATATGACCCAAGTGATGAACTTTTATTGCTTGATTCAGGAAAATGGAAATCCGGCGCAATGATTTGTTTTGAAGGTATTTTCGGGGACCTTGCAGGAAACCTTGTCAGAAAAGGCGCGGATTTTCTGGTTAATATCACTGAAGACGACTGGCTGAAAAAACACCCGTCGGGAATGAAACAGCACGCCTATATGTCGGTTTTTAGAGCGGTTGAAAACGGGATTTATTATGTCCGTGCCGGGAATTCCGGCCTGTCTTTTATTCTTGACCCGAAAGGCAGAATAATTGAATCCATGCCTATAAAGACAGAAGGTTTTTTTGTAAGCAGGATTTATCTTAAAAAGGACGCAAAAACATTTTACACCAAATACGGGGACGTGTTCGCATGGATAATTTTGCTATTAAACGTTGTGTTGATTTGTAATCTGTATTTTAACTCTTTCCCCTCTAAAAACAGAAACCATAATTAA